One window of the Podospora pseudocomata strain CBS 415.72m chromosome 7, whole genome shotgun sequence genome contains the following:
- a CDS encoding hypothetical protein (EggNog:ENOG503NV8G; BUSCO:EOG092642I5; COG:S) → MLCALSGEVPEEPVVSRKTGTVFEKRLILKYIQENGKEPGTEEELDPEDLLDVKTSRVVRPRPPNFTSLPSLLKAFQDEWDALVLEAYNTREQLSRTREELATALYQHDAAVRVIARLTKERDEARDALSKITVAPSAGGASNGDAMAVDNEGLPEGLVEHVNEVQQQLTQRRREKRPAPENWATPDEVSAFQQTGHTDLSVSQASSLDVESEYAVIGGLDGKADIYSIQGNTVERSLDIGEPVTCTVWTGSKVILGTSKGSVKVLDSGSEVASFHVHAGAVTGLTVHPGGRILASVGVDKSFVFYDLETLQQVSRGYTDAALTSCAFHPDGHFLAAGTQAGDINVFRTKDGVKVVNFHLGAPVQALVFSENGYWFAATGKGQQTVTIFDLRKEGDAAKAKELQTGDAQSLAWDRTGQYLATVGSTGVTVQMYLKKAKAWSEPLRTSVPGTAIRWGADAKSLVTVNKEGVVSVLKESA, encoded by the exons ATGCTTTGCGCAC TGTCTGGCGAGGTTCCCGAGGAGCCTGTTGTTTCGAGAAAGACAG GCACTGTCTTTGAGAAGCGCCTAATTCTCAAGTACATTCAAGAAAACGGAAAAGAACCAGGCACCGAAGAAGAGCTCGACCCCGAAGACCTCCTCGATGTCAAGACCAGCCGCGTCGTccgacctcgtcctccgaATTTCACCTCTCTGCCGTCGCTGTTGAAGGCCTTTCAGGATGAGTGGGACGCGTTGGTATTGGAAGCATACAACACAAGGGAGCAGCTGTCTAGAACAAGAGAAGAGCTTGCGACGGCCCTGTACCAACACGATGCCGCCGTGCGCGTGATTGCGCGGCTGACCAAGGAGCGGGATGAGGCCCGGGATGCTCTTTCCAAGATCACCGTTGCGCCTTCGGCTGGCGGTGCTTCCAATGGCGATGCTATGGCGGTGGACAACGAGGGTCTCCCAGAAGGACTGGTGGAACATGTCAATGAGGTGCAACAACA GTTAACACAACGCCGGCGCGAGAAGCGACCCGCCCCAGAGAATTGGGCCACCCCAGACGAAGTCTCAGCCTTCCAGCAAACTGGGCACACCGATCTCTCCGTCTCGcaagcctcctccctcgatGTCGAATCCGAGTATGCTGTCATTGGCGGGTTGGATGGCAAGGCCGATATCTATTCCATTCAGGGCAACACAGTGGAGCGCTCGCTGGATATCGGTGAGCCGGTAACATGTACGGTGTGGACGGGAAGCAAGGTTATCCTGGGTACCTCCAAGGGCTCGGTCAAGGTGTTGGACAGCGGCAGCGAGGTTGCTTCATTCCACGTACACGCCGGTGCAGTCACTGGTCTCACTGTGCACCCCGGTGGCCGTATCCTGGCCTCGGTTGGCGTTGACAAGAGCTTTGTCTTTTACGATCTTGAGACACTGCAACAGGTGTCTCGAGGCTACACGGATGCTG CTCTGACATCCTGTGCCTTCCACCCCGACGGCCActttcttgctgctggcacACAGGCGGGAGACATTAATGTCTTCCGGACCAAGGATGGCGTCAAGGTTGTCAACTTTCACCTTGGGGCTCCTGTCCAGGCGCTGGTGTTCTCCGAGAATGGGTACTGGTTTGCGGCAACGGGCAAGGGCCAGCAGACGGTCACCATTTTCGACCTGCGGAAAGAGGGTGAtgcggccaaggccaaggagctcCAGACGGGCGATGCGCAGTCTCTTGCGTGGGACCGCACTGGGCAGTACCTCGCGACAGTTGGGTCCACTGGCGTCACGGTGCAAATGTAtctgaagaaggccaaggcgtGGTCCGAGCCACTCAGGACGAGCGTACCAGGCACGGCTATCCGCTGGGGAGCAGATGCGAAGTCTCTGGTGACGGTCAACAAGGAGGGTGTGGTCTCGGTGCTCAAGGAGAGTGCATAG
- a CDS encoding hypothetical protein (EggNog:ENOG503P1U6; COG:S) yields MAPLSLDFVTVDVFTTNRYEGNPLAVVFVPPSQRSLVTQEIKQRIAREFNLSETVFLHAEYNVKPEATTLEVNIFTIEEELPFAGHPTIGTAYLVLHHLGWGHVNTLLTNAGPIPINVEGSQNVKAEIPHAVHVHSSTLSSLLEKSESSDIITAGLSPHDQIRQAELLGTVVSIVRGMTFILVNLPSLELLAKVTDSPRLQFDKIPNFLDKGEWEKSFVGRYYYVYTDEGSKTKVQTRMVELGFEDPATGSAGCTLGAYLTLTEKKGARYEITQGVEMGRSSEIVVETSVTEEGKVKEIHLGGTAVLVMRGSVAV; encoded by the coding sequence ATGGCCCCCCTCAGCCTTGACTTTGTCACTGTCGATGTCTTCACAACAAATCGCTATGAGGGAAACCCCCTGGCGGTTGTCTTCGTCCCACCTTCTCAACGCTCGTTGGTGACTCAAGAGATCAAGCAGCGCATAGCCCGCGAGTTCAACCTGTCCGAAACAGTCTTTCTACATGCCGAATACAATGTCAAACCGGAAGCCACCACACTCGAGGTCAACATCTTCACGATCGAAGAGGAGCTCCCTTTTGCGGGGCACCCAACCATTGGCACTGCTTACCTAGTCCTTCACCACCTGGGCTGGGGACACGTCAACACCTTGTTGACAAATGCCGGACCTATTCCCATCAACGTCGAAGGAAGCCAAAACGTTAAGGCTGAGATTCCCCACGCGGTGCATGTCCACTCGTCCACTCTCTCCAGCCTCCTCGAAAAGTCCGAGTCATCAGACATCATCACAGCTGGCTTATCTCCTCACGATCAGATCCGGCAAGCTGAGCTCTTGGGAACAGTGGTGAGCATTGTCAGAGGAATGACCTTCATTCTCGTCAACCTCCCTTCCTTAGAGCTTCTGGCCAAAGTGACAGACTCGCCTCGCCTTCAATTTGACAAGATCCCCAACTTTCTGGACAAGGGAGAGTGGGAAAAGAGCTTTGTCGGTAGGTACTATTATGTCTATACCGACGAGGGGTCGAAGACAAAGGTTCAAACCAGAATGGTGGAGCTGGGCTTTGAGGACCCGGCCACGGGAAGCGCAGGGTGTACATTGGGCGCGTATCTGACCTTGacggaaaagaagggggcaaGATATGAGATTACGCAGGGTGTTGAAATGGGCAGAAGCAGTGAGATTGTGGTTGAAACGAGTGTCActgaggaggggaaggtcaAGGAAATCCACTTGGGAGGGACagcggtgttggtgatgaggggcAGTGTTGCTGTATGA
- a CDS encoding hypothetical protein (EggNog:ENOG503PYQJ) has product MYTAGVIYAVLLMALPLVDFAIAHSSPYSILDVTASASQAQIDGAYEDLLQTLQDQNEKGLWSGEGDQELLAKKIAEIQNAHFTLTDSLERCFWHRDTGEPLGTTTETPEHKASKVGVVMEPAAKVTPESITTKAADEVARAWSTISAVLSYPFTVVIPQLGTWFAAAKPIVVSYSEMALAQAKTWLAILWAFVWLVATTVWSYLTTSFKLARKYLGPLAPSSSSESIPADAAPQPTIRSNAGFNADIIRSLDGGQETVLTKLTSLAPIPDSTATVLLASTTNPLRYQSQFGSATARKVSTVTTKPSY; this is encoded by the exons ATGTATACCGCAGGTGTTATTTATGCCGTCCTCCTGATGGCTCTGCCATTAGTAGACTTTGCAATCGCCCATTCAAGTCCTTACTCAATCCTTGATGTGACCGCTTCTGCTTCTCAGGCTCAGATTGATGGTGCCTATGAGGACCTGCTACAAACCTTGCAAGATCAAAACGAAAAGGGACTGTGGTCGGGAGAAGGCGACCAGGAGCTGCTTGCCAAAAAGATTGCCGAGATTCAGAACGCCCACTTTACACTCACTGATTCTTTGGAGAGATGCTTTTGGCACCGCGACACTGGT GAGCCTCTTGGGACTACAACAGAGACGCCCGAACACAAAGCTAGCAAGGTCGGTGTTGTCATGGAGCCAGCTGCCAAGGTTACTCCCGAAtctatcaccaccaaggctGCTGACGAAGTGGCCAGGGCCTGGTCAACTATCAGCGCCGTGCTAAGTTACCCTTTCACCGTTGTCATTCCTCAGCTCGGGACCTGGTTCGCCGCTGCCAAGCCCATAGTTGTCTCTTACTCCGAGATGGCTCTGGCTCAGGCCAAGACCTGGTTGGCTATCCTCTGGGCCTTTGTCTGGCTCgtcgccaccaccgtctggtcctacctcaccacctccttcaagcTCGCTCGGAAATACCTCGGGCCTCTGGcaccctcatcttcatcggAATCTATCCCCGCAGACGCCGCCCCCCAGCCTACCATCAGATCCAATGCCGGCTTCAACGCCGACATTATCAGGTCTCTGGATGGTGGGCAGGAGACGGTCCTGACCAAACTCACCTCTCTCGCCCCCATCCCTGACAGCACTGCTACGGTCTTGTTGGCGAGCACTACTAACCCGCTGCGTTACCAGTCTCAGTTTGGTTCGGCGACTGCCCGGAAGGTGAGCACTGTTACTACCAAACCTTCTTACTAA
- a CDS encoding hypothetical protein (COG:E; EggNog:ENOG503PAN3), giving the protein MKGIQGVVQLSLLVGAWGWEYKTKRNPAFPLDVVDKLQDETMPKVQAWLDKQHKAGKATNCTLENAAVRQEWSDMTVEARQEYVRAVLCLQKKSPRAPKNKVPGSLSRFDDFVATHMTQAGELHGPTNLFAAHRYFIYVYEKALREECGYTGYQPYMNYDRYVADPLNSLLFDGSPASMSGNGELAPYNGIPQPFPRPYDRIPADQGGGCVTTGPFKDMVVSLGPKGSVVRDIPPNPQRDGLGSNPRCLRRDVNRFSVAGAKANYTYHLITQHNDVDSFYNRYLGQPQLKGDPNPWGLHNAGHYLIGGDPGGDFYCSPGDPLFYFHHGALDRIWWIWQMNDPENRINAVPGQAMPGGHNHGRRQTTQPKNALDSVIDLGWTAPGVRLEEMNDQLGGLGGEMCYIYV; this is encoded by the exons ATGAAAGGTATTCAAGGTGTTGTGCAATTGTCATTGCTCGTGGGGGCATGGGGGTGGGAATACAAGAC GAAGCGCAATCCTGCCTTTCCCCTCGACGTAGTCGACAAACTCCAGGATGAGACCATGCCCAAGGTCCAAGCCTGGCTGGACAAGCAGCACAAAGCGGGCAAAGCCACAAACTGCACGCTCGAGAATGCCGCCGTCAGACAAGAGTG GAGCGATATGACGGTCGAAGCCCGTCAAGAATACGTCCGGGCTGTCCTCTGCCTCCAGAAGAAGTCTCCCCGGGCACCCAAAAACAAGGTTCCTGGCTCACTCAGCCGCTTCGACGACTTTGTTGCCACACACATGACGCAGGCGGGAGAGCTTCACGGCCCAACGAATCTCTTTGCTGCCCATCGGTACTTCATCTACGTGTACGAGAAGGCCTTGAGAGAGGAGTGTGGGTATACAGGATACCAGCCG TACATGAACTACGACCGCTACGTCGCCGACCCCTTGAACTCTCTCCTCTTTGACGGGTCACCAGCCAGCATGTCCGGCAACGGCGAGCTCGCGCCCTACAACGGCATCCCTCAACCGTTTCCCCGTCCATACGATCGCATTCCTGCTGATCAAGGCGGCGGCTGCGTGACTACTGGACCCTTCAAGGA CATGGTAGTCTCCCTCGGCCCCAAGGGCTCCGTCGTCCGGgacatcccccccaacccccagcgCGACGGCCTCGGCTCCAACCCCCGCTGTCTCCGCCGTGATGTCAATCGGTTCAGCGTCGCCGGCGCAAAAGCAAACTACACCTACCACTTGATCACCCAGCACAACGACGTCGACAGCTTCTACAACAGGTACCTCGGCCAACCCCAGCTCAAGGGTGACCCCAATCCATGGGGTCTTCACAACGCGGGACATTACCTGATTGGCGGTGATCCCGGGGGT GACTTTTACTGCTCACCAGGCGACCCCCTCTTCTACTTCCACCACGGCGCGCTGGACCGCATCTGGTGGATCTGGCAGATGAACGACCCCGAAAACAGAATCAACGCCGTGCCCGGGCAGGCCATGCCTGGTGGCCACAACCACGGGAGACGACAGACCACCCAGCCGAAGAATGCACTCGACTCGGTCATCGACCTGGGGTGGACGGCGccgggggtgaggttggaggagatgaacGATCAgctgggtgggttgggaggggagatgtGCTATATCTATGTCTGA
- the omh4 gene encoding O-glycoside alpha-1,2-mannosyltransferase 4 (EggNog:ENOG503NWWJ; COG:I; CAZy:GT15) — protein MDLLRRAGKFVPAGARLALPVTDEKDKSKRKTWATRLAYLKRPMRLRGNSSVSVPLGVVVLFPVIVVILILVLFVRHPSNPGRILIPAGAPPAIRKISEKHDKVFVTGCLEPDTSKPRANAAFVVLARNKELDGVIQSMKSIERHFNRWYNYPYVFLNDGDFNQTFMDTVKNYTKANVEFGKVGPDMWGYPDWIDPKVAKEGINKQGDNAIMYGGMESYHFMCRFYSGFFYKHELLAKYEWYWRLEPEISYFCDITYDPFLAMIEHNKTYGFTIAVKELRETVPNIFRYASAYKRLNNLTSQGLWEMFVEPQPDKKPEPPAPQLPDEILRSKQPEIDPEGMEGEKYNMCHFWSNFEIARLDFFRSKAYEDFFQMMDRSGGFWMERWGDAPIHSLAAGALLAPRDIHYFRDFGYRHTTIQHCPANAPARQLPRQPWLEETTTDERKRVEEDKYWEEWDTPKENGVGCRCRCDTDIVDVEGKEGSCLAEWVDVAGGWASP, from the exons ATGGATCTCCTCCGACGAGCTGGCAAGTTCGTCCCCGCCGGAGCCCGTCTGGCACTCCCCGTCACAGATGAAAAGGACAAGAGCAAACGAAAAACATGGGCTACCCGCCTGGCCTACCTCAAAAGGCCAATGAGGTTACGGGGTAACTCGAGCGTATCGGTGCCCCTCGGCGTCGTTGTTCTCTTCCCCGTtatcgtcgtcatcctcatccttgtGCTCTTCGTCAGACACCCCAGCAATCCCGGGAGAATATTAATACCTGCTGGCGCCCCACCAGCAATAAG AAAAATCAGTGAAAAGCACGACAAGGTGTTCGTTACCGGATGCCTCGAGCCAGATACCAGCAAGCCCCGCGCCAATGCCGCCTTTGTCGTGCTCGCGAGAaacaaggagctggatggtGTTATCCAGTCCATGAAGTCGATCGAGCGCCACTTCAACCGGTGGTACAACTACCCCTACGTCTTCCTCAACGATGGCGACTTCAACCAGACCTTCATGGACACCGTCAAGAACTACACCAAGGCCAACGTCGAGTTTGGCAAGGTTGGTCCGGACATGTGGGGGTACCCTGACTGGATTGACCCCAAGGTCGCCAAGGAGGGCATCAACAAGCAGGGAGACAACGCCATTATGTACGGCGGCATGGAGAGCTACCACTTTATGTGCCGCTTCTACTCTGG ATTCTTCTACAAGCACGAGCTCCTTGCCAAGTACGAGTGGTACTGGCGCCTGGAGCCAGAGATCAGCTATTTCTGCGATATCACTTA TGACCCCTTTCTTGCCATGATTGAGCACAACAAGACCTATGGCTTTACCATTGCCGTCAAGGAGCTTCGCGAAACTGTCCCCAACATCTTCCGTTATGCTTCCGCCTACAAGCGCCTCAACAACCTGACTTCCCAGGGTCTTTGGGAGATGTTCGTCGAGCCCCAGCCCGACAAGAAGCCCGAGCCCCCTGCGCCCCAGCTTCCCGATGAGATTCTGCGCAGCAAGCAGCCCGAGATTGACCCGGAAGGAATGGAGGGCGAAAAGTACAACATGTGCCATTTCTGGTCCAACTTTGAGATTGCCCGTCTCGATTTCTTCCGGAGTAAGGCGTATGAGGATTTCTTCCAGATGATGGACCGCAGTGGCGGTTTCTGGATGGAGCGG TGGGGTGATGCACCCATCCACTCCCTTGCCGCCGGTGCTCTCCTCGCCCCTCGCGATATCCATTATTTCCGCGACTTTGGCTACCGCCACACCACGATTCAGCACTGCCCCGCCAACGCTCCCGCGCGCCAGCTGCCTCGTCAGCCCTGGCTTGAggagaccaccaccgatGAGCGCAAGCgtgttgaggaggacaagtactgggaggagtgggacACACCCAAGGAGAACGGTGTgggctgccgctgccgctgcgaCACGGACATTGTGGACGTCGAAGGCAAGGAGGGCAGCTGCTTGGCCGAgtgggttgatgttgccggTGGATGGGCGAGTCCTTGA
- a CDS encoding hypothetical protein (EggNog:ENOG503NWF5; COG:E) codes for MAPHAEESVGTHTGHENVQHQQENERNMPKPGEYIQFDHLPAGGPLNRWSHFMTRDHDYPGAQASLFALYFSQNYRTEEPAMLYSAGVPNKDMMKNAPHVGIATVWWEGNPCKAVQKQNMLPWQFNTIGVSDGITMGSEGMRFSLQSREIIADSIETVTCAQRHDANISIPGCDKNMPGVIMAAARHNRPFVMIYGGTMRRGHSQLLDKPINISTCYEAVGSYRYGVLKASCKKQSGAEATASEVMDDIEEHACPGVGACGGMYTANTMATAIEAMGLCLPGSSSFPAESPQKRSECERAAEAIRICMEKDIRPRDLITRRSFMNALKLTMVLGGSTNAVLHFLAMANSADVDLTLEDIHRVSEATPFLADLAPSGKHYMEDLCNVGGTPAVLKYLIAVGLIDGGIPTVTGKTLAENVSSWPSLDPGQTIIRDITKPIKKSGHLRILYGNFAPGGAVAKITGLEGDFFTGRARVFNKEHELNSALSAGLIKDEEEGQVLIVRYEGPKGGPGMPEQLQASAAIMGAGLKKIALVTDGRYSGASHGFIVGHVVPEAAVGGPIALVEDGDLITIDAVKNSIDIIEASGIKGAAGIAAELERRRRGWKPPKMKPVRGVLAKYARLVGDASHGAVTDAGGPAW; via the exons ATGGCACCTCACGCGGAAGAGTCGGTGGGGACCCATACCGGGCACGAGAATGtccaacaccagcaagaGAATGAGCGCAACATGCCCAAGCCTGGCGAATACATCCAGTTCGACCATCTTCCCGCCGGGGGCCCTCTGAACCGCTGGTCTCACTTCATGACCCGGGACCACGATTATCCCGGAGCCCAGGCAAGTCTTTTTGCTCTTTATTTCTCTCAAAACTACCGAACGGAGGAGCCA GCTATGCTTTACTCGGCTGGTGTCCCCAATAAGGACATGATGAAGAATGCGCCCCATGTGGGAATCGCTACTGTTTGGTGGGAGGGCAACCCGTGCAA GGCCGTTCAGAAGCAAAACATGCTGCCCTGGCAGTTCAACACCATTGGTGTGTCGGACGGCATCACCATGGGCTCGGAag GCATGCGTTTCTCTCTGCAGTCCAGAGAGATTATCGCTGACAGTATCGAAACGGTCACATGCGCCCAACGCCATGACGCCAACATCAGCATTCCCGGTTGCGACAAGAACATGCCCGGTGTGATCATGGCCGCTGCTCGCCACAACAGACCTTTTGTCATGATCTATGGCGGTACCATGCGCAGAGGCCACTCCCAGCTTCTCGACAAACCCATCAACATCTCGACCTGCTACGAAGCTGTGGGCTCCTACAGATACGGTGTGCTCAAGGCCAGCTGCAAGAAGCAGTCCGGTGCCGAGGCTACCGCCAGCGAGGTCATGGACGATATCGAAGAGCATGCCTGCCCCGGAGTTGGTGCGTGCGGCGGCATGTACACGGCCAACACGATGGCCACAGCCATTGAAGCCATGGGGTTGTGCCTTCCCGGGTCCTCGTCATTCCCCGCCGAATCTCCGCAGAAGAGAAGCGAGTGCGAGCGGGCCGCCGAGGCCATCCGCATCTGCATGGAGAAGGACATTCGACCCCGCGACCTGATCACACGCCGGTCTTTCATGAACGCCTTGAAGCTCACGATGGTGCTCGGCGGAAGCACCAATGCCGTTCTGCATTTTCTGGCCATGGCCAACTCGGCTGATGTTGACCTCACTTTGGAGGATATCCACCGCGTCTCGGAGGCCACCCCGTTCCTGGCGGATCTGGCCCCGTCTGGCAAGCATTACATGGAGGATCTCTGCAACGTCGGTGGCACTCCCGCAGTCCTCAAGTATCTGATTGCTGTTGGCCTTATCGACGGCGGCATTCCCACGGTCACGGGCAAGACTCTTGCTGAGAACGTCTCGAGCTGGCCTTCGCTCGACCCCGGCCAGACCATCATTCGGGACATTACGAAGCCCATCAAGAAATCGGGCCATTTGCGTATTCTCTACGGCAACTTTGCTCCCGGTGGCGCCGTGGCCAAGATCACTGGCTTGGAAGGCGACTTCTTTACCGGCAGGGCCCGCGTGTTTAACAAGGAGCACGAGCTGAACAGCGCCCTTTCCGCGGGTCTCAtcaaggatgaggaggagggccagGTCTTGATTGTTCGCTACGAGGGTCCCAAGGGCGGCCCGGGCATGCCCGAGCAGCTCCAGGCCAGCGCCGCCATCATGGGTGCCGGCTTGAAGAAGATTGCCCTTGTCACGGACGGGCGCTACAGCGGTGCCAGCCACGGGTTCATTGTCGGCCACGTTGTCCCCGAGGCGGCTGTGGGCGGGCCCATTGCCCttgtggaggatggcgatCTCATCACTATTGACGCTGTCAAGAACAGCATTGATATCATTGAGGCTTCGGGCATCAAGGGCGCCGCGGGCATTGCGGCGGAGCTGGAGCGTCGTCGACGGGGGTGGAAGCCGCCCAAGATGAAGCCTGTGAGGGGCGTCCTAGCCAAGTATGCCCGTCTTGTGGGCGATGCCAGCCATGGTGCTGTTACCGATGCTGGCGGTCCGGCTTGGTAA
- a CDS encoding hypothetical protein (COG:S; EggNog:ENOG503P1YD) has product MMSPTIPMTGQAGPYTPTTDAMDRHEYGVTKNRKATSTGGGRAWSEEEELYLLQTRLQKMPYKHIAAHLKKTELACRLHYHQLSHGSNRRKRTTSTSSGSSNSGHSPPLHGSIPSPIREQDDSLSRSASPPGSARSYGSISPTGIQLPSIMTATASASASPRLPTILPKPASMKLALASIGGSASAGTSSPTASRGYPTPLHEVHPHSAPLTAPSGYRGSMTPTNGSAPYPSYTSNSGPAPHGPGRLRLDCSALPPPPSAGLSATPYSASHPVDMGKLNAIYNAHRASFWASIAAEYGPGANPVVLEQAWRGHSPTSSSSSSSSLSLGIAAHTPITPIGSPDDHFYNGQSKPDKTRISAILGIDANPRSPREREMVRRLEEERCSLGVVGA; this is encoded by the exons ATGATGTCCCCAACAATTCCCATGACGGGCCAAGCCGGGCCCTATACCCCGACCACCGACGCCATGGATCGTCATGAATACGGTGTCACAAAAAACAGAAAGGCAACTTCGACTGGTGGCGGGAGAGCAtggagcgaggaggag GAGCTCTACCTTCTTCAGACACGTCTTCAGAAAATGCCCTACAAGCACATTGCCGCCCACTTGAAGAAGACGGAGCTCGCGTGCCGCCTTCATTATCACCAGCTCAGCCATGGCAGCAACCGCCGCAAGCGTACCACGTCCACGTCATCGGGATCCTCGAACAGCGGACACTCCCCTCCGCTTCACGGCTCGATTCCCTCGCCCATCCGGGAGCAGGACGATTCGCTCAGCCGATCTGCATCTCCTCCCGGCTCCGCACGATCTTATGGTTCGATCAGCCCAACTGGCATTCAGCTTCCCAGCATCATGACGGCTACCGCTTCCGCCAGCGCATCGCCCCGTCTGCCCACCATCCTTCCCAAACCGGCCTCGATGAAGCTCGCCCTCGCGTCTATTGGCGGTTCGGCCTCGGCGGGcacttcctctccaacgGCGTCTCGTGGGTATCCCACCCCGTTGCACGAAGTCCACCCACACAGCGCCCCCTTGACAGCCCCTTCTGGCTACCGTGGGTCCATGACACCAACCAACGGTTCGGCGCCTTATCCCTCCTACACGTCAAACAGCGGCCCTGCCCCCCATGGTCCAGGACGTCTGCGCCTGGACTGCTCTGcgctcccgcctcctccgtcgGCCGGTCTTTCTGCCACCCCTTATTCTGCCAGCCACCCGGTGGATATGGGAAAGCTCAACGCCATCTACAATGCGCACCGTGCCTCTTTCTGGGCCAGCATCGCGGCTGAGTACGGCCCCGGTGCCAACCCCGTGGTCTTGGAGCAGGCATGGCGTGGACACAGCCCtacctccagctccagctctaGCTCCAGCTTGAGCCTGGGCATTGCTGCCCACACGCCCATTACGCCGATCGGTAGCCCTGACGATCACTTTTACAACGGGCAAAGCAAGCCTGACAAGACCAGAATTAGCGCCATCCTTGGCATTGATGCCAACCCGAGGAGTCCCAGGGAGAGAGAAATGGTGAGAAGattggaagaagagaggtgCTCGTTAGGAGTGGTCGGCGCTTGA